The window ctttgttgctgtgcacaggctttctccgtTTGCGGTGAGCGGGGACGACTCCTCGTtgtgggtgcacaggcttctcactgtggtggtttctctggagcatgtgggcttcagtagctgcggcacatgGGCATAAGagttgtggcttccaggctctagagtgtgggctcaggtactggtggcacatgggcttagttgctccgctgcATGTGGATCTCCCTGGACTAGACTTCAAACCAGTGTTCCCTGCACAGCAAGGCAGACTCTTACTGGacttactggaccaccagagaagtcccaacaaaggtccagtaAAAGCCTACTTGGCCACATTGCAAGAAAAATCACTGtgatcttgtttttaaaaatttacttcagAATCACACTGTGTGTAGGTATACAGATTCACTTACAATGACATGAAAATAAGTATTATTCTGAAAACCTTGTTTTCTAACTTGTTTTTTCTACTTTAAGTATTCATCATATAATAAAAACTCTAgtgttaaataatattttttattaataaactaTGAACATTTTCTCCTAACAGAATAAACAACTTTGACAGCAAATTGATAGTAACTAGAAAAACAATGCACATACACAGAAGTGAAATTGATAAGCAGTGGCATAAGGACCCAAGAGaagtatgtacatatgtataaaaaCAGATGAGTACAGGATGTTAACTTCAGCAATGTCTACAGtagtaaaacacagaaaataacccaaatattagttaaaagaaaaattatatagtaATAAAATGGGTTACAACACAGCCATTAAAATATATACCTCCATATGAAAAGAGTTAAAAAACTGAATGTTGAATGAAACAAGTTGCATAACAAagataatattaatttattttgaggATGAGCTCTGCATGgtatgaaggatcttagttcccccaccagggaacTAAACCCATGCTCCtagcaatggaagcacagatttttaaccactggaccacaagggaaatcccaacaaagataaaattaataaagttttaaaagcacaaaagaataccatatatgcatacatttaaaatgtagtggagcagaaactaacacaacactataagatAATTTCCCTCTGGGGAAATGGGGGAATTGGGTCAGATGGTAATCAAAGGGTCCTTTAGTTTGAAAGCAAATATTAATTaacaatagaaattaaaaaaaaaaacaatagaattaATTCTAATATACAGAAATACAAGTATATTTCTTTTTGTACTTCACATCAACCTATAACAACTCCAAAGGCTATATAACATTCAACTGCACAGGTATGTTACATACTCCAACAATCTTTAATTGTTAAGGCACTAAGATACCTGCCACTATTGTAAACAGCCTACAAAGAATATCTCTATAGTTGTTTTTGCACATAAATTTCTTTTCCCCTTAAATACATACCTAGAAACAAAATTGCTAGGTCATTTCCAGGTCTGTTATataccaaagaatagcaaaagaaaaataaaataccattaaTTTTTTCATAGCTTCCTTTGCCTATTTTCCCCAACAACTTTAGGCAGAATATAATTACAGAATTGGTTTTACTTTAGAAATGAAGACTGCTCAGATACACTGCTTAGAGCTAGATGGTGGTATCTATTAGtataatttacatcttaaaagATTTATTCATGATGTAAgacaattttaaaaggttttcaaTTCTGAAACCTTCAAAGGAAGAACTTTTAGCTTCTTGGTCTAATTATactagttttctttaattatcatctaaaaatgtctatttatcaTAGAATTTAGTCAGTGACAAAACAACTTAAACTTCCATAGTCCTCTTCACCTCTCACACTAAATAACTCAGTTGAGATTTACTAATAATTAGTATTTACACAGTACTTTATTTACTataggatcttccctggtggctcagacggtaaaaaagcatctgcctacaatgcgggagacctgggttcaatccttgggtcggaaagatctcctggagaagggaatggcaacccactccagtattcttgcctggaaaatcccatggacggaggaacctggttaggctacagtccatggggtcataaagagtaacactatgctgctcctgctgctaagtcacttcagtcgtgtctgactctgtgggaacaccagagacggcagcccaccaggctcccccgtccctgggattctccaggcaagaacactggagtgggttgccatttccttctccaatgcatgaaagtgaaaagtgaaagtgaagtcgctcagtcgtgtccgacccttagcaaccccatggactgcagcctaccaggctcctccgtccatgggagtttccaggcaagagtactggagtgggctgccattgccttctcctatgaagcagggcaaaataCCACAATATTAACAAAGCAAGATGCCAAACCAATTTGGCTAATTGTCAAAGGTCACACACTAAAGCAGGAATTTGCCAGAATTAGACACTGGATTGTTACCTAATTTCTATACACCTCATCACTTCAAAAGCctatgtttaaaaattttgacaACAACTCATGAAGAAAACTAGTACTTACCAGGGTCAGAGAAATGGTATTGATGATCACCTACATCAACATCCtcactttatagataaggaaactaaagccCCAAAAGGTGATGTAACTTAATTGTTTAAAGTCACATTTCTAGCAACAATACGGATTCAGGTCTCTTTAATCCAAGTTCAACTATCTTCAACTTCTAGAGTATAACAGCTATCCTTATCTGCCATTTCACATTTCTGAGTTTATAAAAAAGCCTCAGTGTTTTCACAGATAATTATTAACAATGCATTCAGTAACAAATAATGATCTaggacctactatatgccaggtcCTGTACTTGCTGCTAAATGAATATTTACTATATACTAggcccaaggcaatggcaccccactccagtactcttgcctggaaaatcccatggatggaggagcctgctaggctgcagtccatgaggtcgctaagggtcagacacaactgtgtgacttcactttcacgcattggagaaggaaatggcaacccactcgtgttcttgcctggagaatcccagggatgggggagcctggtgggctgccatctatggggtcacacagagtcggacatgactgaagcgacttagcagcagcagcaggccctctgaagaaagctgagtgctgaagaatttgatgcttttcaactgtggtgttgaagaagactctagaaagtcccttggactgcaaggagatcaaaccagtcaatcctaaaggaaatccatcctgaatattcgtgaaggactgatgctgaagctgaagctccaatactttggccacctgatgctaagaactgactcattagataagaccctgatgctgggaaagaatgaaggcaggcggagaaggggatgacagaggatgagatggctggatggcatcactgacttgatagacatgagtttgattaatcaaggagctggtgatgaacagggaagcctggcgtgctacagtccgtgcagttgcaaaaagttggacgcaactgagtgactgaactgaatgaactgaggCCCTTTATAACCTGCATTTACACTTTTAATCTTCACGCTGTTATAAAGTAAGTAccattattatctctattttaaggATTAAGATTTAGTAAGGTTAAATAACCTGTCCATGGTCTTCGGTAAGGAAATACCTTTATAAAATAAGAAGTAAATGGTGCCTTTCTGCTGCAGGCTATGATGGGCAGCACTCATGGTTCTGCAGCGGCCTATGGCTGTAGACTTCAAGGTGACCCACAGATGCCAGCAGGGAACCTAACCAAGCAAAGCAAGTTAGCGGTACCCTTGCAGGAAGAATTGACCAGAGGGAAGTGGCTACAAAGGACTGAGCCCCCCTCCTTATTCTGTGCATAATAAAACctttacaggggaaaaaaaaaatggtacaacctCACTTAAAAAGTTTCTCTTAACAAAaatctcattttgttttaaatattataactCTGTGTCTGatttcattttaaagagaaatctATTGTTTAAAAAGTTTGGAAAACCAGAGCCCTGCACAGCACCTAACTCTGACCACACTGATCATACACCAAGTGCAGAGCCTCCTATCAGATCAGAGGTTGGGGGTTGATTCTGGAGGCTTTATAGATCTTTTTTTCATTACATTAAGACACCAGAACGGAGAACTTCTGAAGTAATTTAAATGAAGGTCAACAGCTAGGACGGTAATCACTCAAATAAACAGAAGACAAGCAGAAGGGCTTCTAGTACCATACAAAGAGTTTTGACCTGAAGACTGTCAACAAGGTCCAAAGCAGAACAATCCATGAGTTCTCCTAAAGCATCACTGGCACGACTGTACTAGAGTACAGGTTACCTACTTTCAGAGCATAAAATCTCTGTGGTATAAGATCAGATTAATTAAAAGTTTCATTTATTATCTTCCCAGCAGGAATTCCTTTCTCTTTGATTGCTAAATAGATTTTACAAGGGCTAAGCAAAAAACCCAAGGGCTAAGCAGTGCTACTATTATGGAGATTTTATCATAATCTGTGTAAATAAGAGCCTAGTGATAGTCTTAAAAGCAGCAATCTCCCCTACAGTCAACGTATAATGAAAGGAAGACCTTGAAAAAACTGGACCAtgacactttttttctttaagagaatATTAATTTTAACAAGTAGTCTCCTGCTTTGGGAAACATTTGTATAAGAAAACCAAATCaaacaaccattaaaaaaaaatctacctttcCCCATTATACAGTATATTTTATTCTAGCTATAATTTAGTGATATAAGTCAGAGAGTAAGAAAAATGGCCCTCTAAATAATCAATCATAGCAGAATTAACCACatgcagtatttcttttttttcccacatgCAGTATTTCTAATGTAAGCAGTTACCTGATGCATCTGTCAGAAGTCTTGTTAGGACAGGCTTGTTTACTGGCTCAGTCTTGCTTAGGCTGGAAATAACCTCTACCCTACTGGTTTCTTTGATAATAGTGGGCTTCCTGGAAATCTCAAGATCAGATCCAGTCTTGACATCTTTGTGTTCTAGGACATCATATGATCTCTGTGGCCAAGAagattctttaacatttgttAAAGTCTGTTTGAGTATTTCTTCAGGAGATTCTCCTTTATCCTGTACAGAAGCTGACTTCTCAACCTTCCTTTCACTCAGTTCTTTAAGTGCTTTGATTGTGAGCTGTTCTTGTTCTAAGTCGAGAGATGCTATTGGAGTACCTTGGGTAGGGAAAACTTCCAGCTCACTcccatttgtttctttgctttgttcactgtatttgctttttatgtttttaatttcagaaccACCTGACTTACTCTCATGCAAAGCATCTAGAGGAAGAGTTGTTTTAAAGTCCTTAGTCTCCTCTGATGTTGCTTCGAAGGTATTGACTTCACCTTTACCTAATATTCCTTTCTCTCTGGTTTCTGTAAAGGCTGCCATCAGGTCCTCTGGGGAAGAATCATCTAgatctttcacatttttttcatgCAATGACTCCAGATAGGCAGAGCTTGTCACACTTTGTGCCAGTTCTGTAGGAGCTGCTTCTGAAGGGAGTTTTGGGTTCTCAGCTGCAACAGGCTTTTCAGGAACAGCTTCATGCTTACTACCTGACTGCTTCACTTCTGACGTTCCATTCTTATTAGATACTAGTGAACACACTGCTTCACCTGGGCTCCTTTCAAGAGGATCAGGCCGAACTTCTTGTGGCTCAGAGTCACTGACCGACCCTTCAACATTTTCAGATGTTCTGTCTTTCTTGTTACAACTGAGGATCTCTTTGACTTCTCCATCTGTTTTTACAACAGGACTTGGGATGGAAACAGGTTTTTCAGCCTGAATTTTGTTTCTCTCAAATGAATTATCTGCTGTGAGGTCCTCTATTACTGTGTCATCAGATTCACCAGAACTATCAGCTTCTGTCACTTCTCCCAACACAGAGGTCTGCCAGCTCATTCCACCTTTCAGGTGGCCGTCGGGTAAAACTACTTTATCTGTGGCCACTCCAGAGCCAAGAGAGACACATTTCTCCAGTGGAGATCCAGGTAACTCTGAAAGTGTGTCGTCTCTTTTCTGCACACTGTCTTGCACACCTTTGATAGTGACTTCCTGTGTGGAATCAAAATGATCTGGCACAGCATTTTCCTGTGGGAGAGATGTTTCCACCCAGTCACCTGGTGATTTAGTGTTAGTAGTGCTTCTATTAATAGAACATACAGGAATTTTCTGAGTGTTCGTTTTAAGATTTATAACAGGAATTTCTGAATTATATTCACTTGTGCCAAGTCCTGTAGTTTTTGTATTGTACTCAGCTTTATCATTCTGCTGTTTCACTTGGGGAACCAAATCCCAAGTCAGTACTTCATTAGTAAAGTTATGCATATCATTCACACATCTAGATACCTCTTCCAATGCTGCAGTTGTGTGTGAAAACTGCCTGGTGAGCAATGCAGAGGCTGGGTAACgccctgcttctttctttctcagtGGAAATACTTTGTCATTAGACTCTGAAATGTCTGTAGGTGATTCTCTACTAGTATGCACTGCCCAGCTACCAAAATCATTTATGCTTTCCTTATATAAGTCTTTAAATTCTTTGTCAAATGCTGCTTTGTCAATAATTACTTCAAATGGTGATTCAGGGGAATCCTTTTCCATAACACCACCTCCTGA is drawn from Bubalus kerabau isolate K-KA32 ecotype Philippines breed swamp buffalo chromosome 5, PCC_UOA_SB_1v2, whole genome shotgun sequence and contains these coding sequences:
- the RTN3 gene encoding reticulon-3 isoform X3 — protein: MKLRCFAKFKKKSSDSCVRLSNSHAVYFLSDSFVSSSSSQPVSLFSTSQEGLSSLCSDEPPSEIMTSSSCSSSEIRNTDLTILHGVKSKMLGSQILLAQEEKDCLALLDGKKMEKPPGASKDMEDSPVSAAEGVHCDRPSIPLSFLGHPAFLSKEVGQMEQQINKDQESRSPNEEPNRDNITALDADDKFTALTAQKPATQQPKTEGVCPYSLSPSEASGGGVMEKDSPESPFEVIIDKAAFDKEFKDLYKESINDFGSWAVHTSRESPTDISESNDKVFPLRKKEAGRYPASALLTRQFSHTTAALEEVSRCVNDMHNFTNEVLTWDLVPQVKQQNDKAEYNTKTTGLGTSEYNSEIPVINLKTNTQKIPVCSINRSTTNTKSPGDWVETSLPQENAVPDHFDSTQEVTIKGVQDSVQKRDDTLSELPGSPLEKCVSLGSGVATDKVVLPDGHLKGGMSWQTSVLGEVTEADSSGESDDTVIEDLTADNSFERNKIQAEKPVSIPSPVVKTDGEVKEILSCNKKDRTSENVEGSVSDSEPQEVRPDPLERSPGEAVCSLVSNKNGTSEVKQSGSKHEAVPEKPVAAENPKLPSEAAPTELAQSVTSSAYLESLHEKNVKDLDDSSPEDLMAAFTETREKGILGKGEVNTFEATSEETKDFKTTLPLDALHESKSGGSEIKNIKSKYSEQSKETNGSELEVFPTQGTPIASLDLEQEQLTIKALKELSERKVEKSASVQDKGESPEEILKQTLTNVKESSWPQRSYDVLEHKDVKTGSDLEISRKPTIIKETSRVEVISSLSKTEPVNKPVLTRLLTDASVHDLIFWRDVKKTGFVFGTTLIMLLSLAAFSVISVVSYLILALLSVTISFRVYKSVIQAVQKSEEGHPFKAYLDVDITLSSEAFHNYVNAAMVHINRALKLIIRLFLVEDLVDSLKLAVFMWLMTYVGAVFNGITLLILAELLVFSIPIVYEKYKTQIDHYVGIARDQTKSIVEKIQAKLPGIAKKKAE